The DNA segment AGCCATAGCGGGTATATCCCCTCAAAGTAGACAGAGCGCGACGCACAAGGCTACCCTATAAGGCAAATATCTTGAGTGTGTTTTTTTAAGCACCGATCTCGCCCAAAACTCGGCAAAACAGAAAGAATAAAACCCATAGAATTCAAAAGGTTAGAAAATCGCTTAATTTTCCTAGTCAGAAATTTACTGAAAATTCGTGCAAAAAAATTTAGGGATTTTTGCCTTATGACTGCATCTGACGCGACAAGAATCGCCATCAACCTGTGGCTGGATATCATCCAATATCACCGTCAGGGCGACAGTCTGGGAGAGATCGAAAGGTGGCTGACGGATAAACGCTCGAAGAGCAATAGAGACTATTGGGAACAGTACCCACGCCGCTGTTACCGGTTTCGGGCAGGAACTGAAAAACCCGGTAAGAAGTTCATTGACCGGGTAGAAAGCAAGGTACCTGGCACCAAACGAGTCATTCAACACCCATTATGGTGGGTGCTGGATAATCCAGAGCCAAATCTGGAATCAGTCCACCAACAAATGCGGGAACTGGAACCCAATGTGTACCGCCGCCTGTTCCAGAAGTCGCCTAAGCACGGACCTTCCCCAAGACGAACGCTCAGAACTCCCTTTCAAATCGGAAACATCGGCAGAATCAGTAACTTGGACGCTCTCGCAGGACTACTTTTGCTACTGCGAGAAACCGAGCTGAGCAATCAGCAAGGTTACAATCTCGAATGCCAAGAACAGATTTTAGAATTGCTGGAAAGACTCTCTTCGTTCAGCCCCTATAACGCGATCGCTGAACCGCTATCCGAGCTAATCATCGAAAGATTCCTCAAGCCTGACCCCGTAAGTAAGAACGCATCTCCCACTAAAGCAGCAGACATTCAACGTAAGGCTTTTGAGAACGCGCTTACGATTAGGGCAGCGATGCAACAGGGGTACATATCAAGCAGCCCTCAAGATCAGCTGGACTTCCTGTATCGACTTCAGCTGGAAAGAAGTCGTTACAAACCACCAGATCCCCAGTTTGACTTATTCCCCATAAGATTGTGCAGTTACACCAGCGAGCCGTGCAGATCAAAACAGCACAGGCAGGTAGATTCTAACAGCAGAGCTGTGCAAGTTCGGCAGTATACGCAGTTGCGTGCACTGGACGGATTTGCACACTGTACTGGCCACACCTGAACGGGTGTGCTGGTTTGATCTGAACAGCCCGCCGGCACACTTGCACAAAAAAAGCCCTGGACGCTGCCAAGACTTGTTGATTTCAATAGATTAAGTGGCTACTAGTTTTTAGACGCACGAGCAGAAAGGGGGCTAAACACATAATAGTTATGGTCTACACCTGATGGGTAAGCTATCTGTTGATAAACCAGAAAGCCTTGGTTATTCATGGCTCTAATTGAAATAAGGGTCTTGTAATTAAACCACGTACCATCCCCACCGCCCTTGAATTCGCCTACCTTAAATTTCATTTCTCCACTTTTGCAAGAAAAATCTTCATCATATACAAAAGAATCAATGAAGATTAGAGGCTTAGTTAAATGCTTTACGATCAATTCGAAAGAGCCATTTTTACTTTGAATGATCTTTAGTACACCAACATCGGGATCAGAATCACGAACCACCGTAAATTGCTTACTTTCTTTTTTACCCAAGCCAAATATCGAAACATAGTCATAATCATCTACTGAGATCTCTTGGATGATACCTGTCTCTTCAGCAACCTCATAGCCAACCGCCGATATAGAATAACTCCCTGCAATCGAAGGACACTGCTCTTGGTTTTCGCTTTTAATCACATCTCCATCAAATAAATTTGGAAGTGCTGGTGGCGGCACCAAGTCTGGTGTAACCATCATTCCACAACCTATTAAAAGATAGCTAAGCTGAAGAAGAAATAAGCGTCTCATGAGTATTAACATCAATCGTCCCTCAGCTCACTATAGAAAGTGGATCGCATATAATCTGGGATAAGGCTAGGCGCGACAATTGGTGTTGCTATTGCAACATTTGCCGCGTTAATACCCTCTCCAAGCCAATATGAGAATCCATCTCTGCCGATGGCGGTGCCATTAGGATTATAGTGGTACCAGTGATTGAGTGAATCATGCGTTCCAGCAAACCCTTCAACCATATAGTCCAAGAAGCTTCCAGGAGAATAAGAAAGTTTATCACTAAAGATAATTCCTTGGCCGCCCTGATGACCACCGAGTGGGCTTACTTTCAAACCTGGATGGGCGTAGTACTTAGCAAGCGCTTTCTCAGCATTTCCTGTTCTTTGATAAATATCGGCTGCACCTGACTCCTTCCAATACTTATCAACAATTCTTCCTCCACCAACTTTCCCTTTTATACCTCTAAACCCTGGACTATCACCAACTTGTCCAGGAGTGCCCTTAGAGTGTTTTAACTGATATTCCCGAAGCTTCACATTCGTATATGTCGCCAATGACACTGCTAGACCAAACTTAAGCCCATCCTTGAACTCACCTCCATTTATTTCTGCACCGATCCCCATGCCTACCCCATCAGCAGCTACCCGGGTCATGTTATAAGTGTCTCTGAAATGGCCTGCTATACCGCCTGTGATCGCTCCGGCAAATGCTCCCCTGAAACCTGCTTTTAACGCATCAGACCCACTTGCACCACTGAACGCTGCCGCAGAAACACCGGCGGCAAACCCAGCCGCAGCGCCACCAACAATTCCTGAAACAGTCGAAGCACCAGCCAAACCATAAGAAAGCATAAATGATGAGGATTCCATCAGTGTTCCCATAGCCCAGGCAGATGCTGTATTAAACGTGAAATACGATATAGCAATGACGGCCACTACTTTAAATATATCCTTTAATTTAAAGTAACCTGTTGGATCGATATATTTAAGAGGATTGTTGTGAACGTAGCTATATCGATTGTAACCCTGTGTGTTTGTCACACCATCGATAAACGGATCAGCCTGCAAGAACCGCCCAAGCCTCGGATCATAAATCCGCCCGTTCATATGAATCAGGCCGGTTCTGTCCAGATGCTCGTGGTTGGTAAAGCCACGCCTGGTACTCAATCCCTGGCTGGCCAATAAATCCGTGAGGGATTGGGCTCCCAGGGTACCACTCCAGTCGGGTTCCCGGCGTGCGCCGAAGGGGTCATAGGCAAAACTGCCGGTTGCGCCGGTTAACAGATTGCCATCCGCATCGGTGATTTTTTCCACAGAACCCAGGTGGTCCCGGTGCAGGTATTCCAGGGTGGCCAGGGGCAGGCCGGTGTGCTCCGTGGCGCTGATATGCAGCACACTGCTGTCGATAGTGGCTTTCTGGATACGCCGGTAATCCGGATCATCCCCGGGCAGCAAGTCCTCATAGTCTTCGAGGATAAAGGTTTTTCAGTCACCAGCTGTTGCCGGCTTGGGTCCCACCAGCTGCTTAGCGGTTGCCAAGGATATGTCAGGCCAGCGTCTGCGCAATAGTAAAATTTGTCAGGAGCGCTACATTAAAGTCCAGGAGGCCTTCTATGAGTACCGCCTCAAGAAAGAGTCACCCTATGCTGCCAGCCGTTCCGTGCCATGGATCACGATCAGGGGCCACCGGCTTGAACGGACCGGTTTTGTGGTGGATTTGTCGAGCAAGGTCAGGGTGATGGAGGGGTGTTTGGTATTGACTGCTGAATAAGTATGCCAAAAACAAGCCCTGGCAAGTTTTCTTGCTGGGGCTTTTATTGGTCAAGTATCCAGAAATAGCTTTATGATAGTTGAAACATGGAATGAGGCAAAAATTTCAGAGTCAGGATGTCACCAACTAACTTTCGAATGATAAATGGTTGATATCGCTCAAATAGCTTTTTCCACATCAGAAAAATCTGTATACAGATTCCGCTGAGGACCCAAAAATAAAGCCCCCGTGGCAGTGAGGCTTCATCTTGAGGCGGGATATCGTGTCAGTACTTTGCTCTAACCAAAATCATTTCTTAACTTCTTTTTTTATTTGAGATTTATAAAACAATAATCCAATGAAAGCGCCTAGTGAGGCTCCACAGGCAGCCCAAATAATTTTTTCGTACCCTCCGCCTCCCTTATCACCAACCAACAATCCTACCACACCAAAAAATATCGACCAAAATATAATCTTTCGCTTATAGGATTTATTCACCTCTTATTTCCGTTGTATTTGCCCAGGGATCTAACTTAAAGTTCATCGAAGGATCCAAATCTGGGGTAAGAATAAGGTATTGGTGCGGTGTGATATGCTCCCACGTCCCCCACTCATAAATAAGGTTTTTGGTCCAAGATGTTTCTAGAGAATTATTAAACTCAGGAGTATAGAGGGCGTCAAATAAATATAAAGCTTGTTCTCCACACCCTAGATAGTTCGGGCAAATCGTACTACTTAGTGGGTTGTTTATTCTGCCTGAGTTATTACCCTGATAGGGAGAGCCTGGATATCTCAAACCTTTTTCATTCATCTCTTTGATAATTTCATCAAATTTATTTTGGATTTTGTTCACGTCTGAAGAAATAATTTCCTGGCTGGTTCGTTCCTTTTGTGCATTAAAACAAGTAGCCCCGCAAAGCGGGGCTACTATCGTCCATGTCCTGATTATTGCCCTAACTCTATTTGTTAGGACAAACCTCTAAGATCATAAAACCACAAAGCTAGGGGCTGCCCATTAAAAATGGTAAGAACCAACCCCGGAGAAATGCAAACTGACTGACCTTCAGCATCAGGGTTGCCAATACACAACACCTTATTCTTTTTATCGACTGATATCGTCCAACGTTGCTTTTCATCATATCGATGATAAACCCCATCAGTAAAACCACCATCAACAGAAACAATAACTTTGCTAAAAGAATGCTCAGGAACTTTTAATATTCGGCTTTTCCACAATGAAGAAGGGCACAGACCACTTGCATACAACAAACAACCATTTGCATCTACTTCAACTGATATATCGCCAAATAGAATTCCTCCACAAGTGGCCGTTTTGCTGCCTTCATAATTTATCGAGAATTCATCCGCTACGTATTCATACTTTGGTTTTTCGTCAGAAAAAAAAGTACCGCCAATACTAAATTCCATTGCTACTTACTCGACGTAAACAAGAAGTGAAAAATTTGTTTAGTTTCAGGATTAACCACTAACTCCCAGTTACCTGCCGAACCTCTAAATCCACCAGCAACATCATATCGAACGGCTCCGGCCAAACCTTGAGGGTCAGGCACAAACTTGCCTGTTGCCATAATTTCATTAATTAAGTTTGGAGAGTTCATATAAGACCGAGAAGCTAAATGACCAGCAGCGGTTTTAGTATAGGTAAATCCACCAACGGTAAGAGCTTCAGTAGCTTTGCCAAAACCGAAGGCACCTTTTAACCATGATCCAGCTCTAGCAAACCAACCAACTTTAGTAATGGGAACAGGAGCAGTCACTACCCCCACCCAGACACCTGCGGCATCTCTTACTGATTCTTGCTTCTCCGTAGATAAATTATTGAAATGACACCGCCTTGCGTAGCGACCGCCCTTTTGTGCATATTAGATAGTACCGACTATAAACGCGACTCAGTGCTTAATACAAATATTTTTATTTTTTTCCAATATCTGGATGTAGCTAGTATAACTAACAAACCCCAGTGATGGTTTTGCGCTTTCCTTTGGAAAATAAATAAAGTCAATTTTTATTTTCCCTAGAGCGTTTTTGTGCAAATTCATCTGATAAGAAGAAAACTCATTCACTCTCGAATCTTCTAAGTAGATGGGATACCTTAACATCTGTATATCAGAATCAACATATGAAGCATATACAGCAAGGAGGGTTGCGTAAGACATTTTTTTTTCACGAATTTCGAAGCTAACTTCATACTCATTTTTATTTTTTTCTAATATGCTTAGCTTTACACCAATATCTTCAAGTTTCACGCAAGCCATTTCGCTCGACTGAGCGCTATGACAAAAAAAAATAAAAAATAAAATAAAACTATAAAGAATACTCCCCATAACACCAGTCATTAGGGTTTACTCCTTAAGTGGTGTTCAATAGCTTGGTTTAAATAAGAATGAGAAACAGTATACACACGAAATAGCTTAAATTGAACATCGATCACAACCCTTCCATCTGCTAGCTTATACAAGCGTTCTGTTTGACCATACACCGCAGTCCCACCTTCAGCATACGTAGATGGTGAAGGTACGTTGTCAACAGTAAATGCATTTCTCATGTCAGGGCGACGAGAAACTTCGTAAGAAGTCCATTTCATGCCAGGCGTTTCTATACTCTTTCCGTTGATGGTAGTATTGTAAGACCCTGGGCGTACTGCTCTTGCCCAATACCCTGCATCATCTCCTTCAGCTCTTTTATAACTCCTAGTAACTGGGTCCCAAACTGTATTTGGGTCATCGCGATCATACTTAACCTTTTGAGCAGCTTCCTTGGCATTTTCAGTATCCTGAAGCCATTGCCTATACCATTCACTGTAGTAAGAGCTACTGCCAGTGCCGCCGATACCGTAAACAGTGCTGCCACCACCAGTACTACCACCAAAATTATACCAGAAAGAACCAGAGAGATTGGGTTCAGGCAAGGGTCCCCCAATTACCATCACCTCTTCGATATCTTCCGTAAAATATCCACTGGAGTCTTTCAGGCTCAAGGGATTATTGAATACATAGCTGTAGCGATTCCAGCTCTGGCTGTTGTTGGGCGCCTGAACAAACGGGTCCGGGCTCAGGAACCGTCCCAGGGCCGGGTCGTAAATCCGCCCGTTCATATGGATCAGGCCGGTTCTGTCCAGGTGCTCGTGGTTGGTAAAGCCGCGTCTGGTACTCAATCCCTGGCTGGCCAGTAGATCCGTGAGGGATTGGGCTCCCAGGGTACCACTCCAGTCGGATTCCCGGCGTGCGCCGAAGGGGTCATAGGCAAAACTGCCGGTTGCGCCGGTTAACAGATTGCCATCCGCATCGGTGATTTTTTCCACAGAACCCAGGTGGTCCCGGTGCAGGTATTCCAGGGTGGCCAGGGGCAGGCCGGTGTGCTCCGTGGCGCTGATCTGCAGCACACTGCTGTCGATAGTGGCTTTCTGGATACGCCGGTAATCCGGATCATCCCCGGGCAGCAAGTCCTCATAGTCTTCGAGGATAAAGGTTTTTTCAGTCACCAGCTGTTGCCGGCTTGGGTCCCACCAGCTGCTTTCGCGGTAGTAGCGGTTGCCGTTGGGCCCGTACTTGAAGCGGTCCCTGGCGGTAGGGCTCTGGGTGTTTTGGCCGGTGCCCATGACAATTTCCGTGGGTAACTGGCGGGCGTTCCAGCTAATCCATTTGTCGTCGCCGCTGGCGGCGTTGTAGTGGGTGATGGCGCCGTTGCGGTTGTAGTGGAGGGTATAGGGGGTGCCGTTGATAGTGGCACCGCTCACCGCATGGGGGCCGGCATGGCCGAGGCCACCGTATTGATAGCCGCTCACCGCGGCATCCCCGGGCAGGCTGCTGGTTTTCTCTTCAATATTGCCAAGCCGGTCATAGCGGGTGGTGAGGGTTCTCCGGCTGGTGTTACTGATCAGGGTCTCGGCGGTCTCGAGCCGGTTGAGGGCATCATACGCAAACACTTCCTTTTGCGGTGTGTTGCCGGCGCCGTACACCTGGCGGCTTTCCAGTGTGCCGTTACTGCGCCAGCGGTAGCTGTCGTCCTGGATTTGGGAGGCGCCGGCGGTTAGCAGGCCCTGCAGGCGTCCGTTTTCCCGGCCATAGGTTTTGACCGTGACCACACCATTGCCAAAGACCGCTTCCTCGGTTTGCAGCCGGGCGTTTTTCCTGCCGAATACCTTCAGGTCCCGGGTGCCATCGGTGATTTTGTGCAGGTAACCGCGGCTGTTGTAGGCGTAGTGCGCAGATACACCACTGGGATAGGTGAGGCTGCTGATGCGCCCCTGGCCGTCATAGGCATAGTGGTATTGGTACTGCCTGTTGAGCCCGCCGGCGGTCACAGTGAACGCTTTGTCTTGAAGTTTTCCGGCGGGGTTATAGGTGTGCGTTTCATCATACACAGTCTGGCCGCCCACTACAGACCCGCTTTGCACCACGGCGCCTTCAATATAGCGCTGGCGGCTGAGTGCACCCAGGGCATTGCCGGGATCATACTGCCAGTGCGCCACACCATGGGCGTCTTCCTTAAAGCGCATGCGGCCCAGGGTATCGTAGTAATAGGCGGTACTCTGCCCCAGGTTATCCGTCTGCTGCACCAGCTCCCCGAGGGCATTAAAGGTTTTCCTGACAGTGCCAACACTCGGGTCTGTGAGCGTACTCTGATACCCGGCCAGGTCGTAGCTGAAGGTGGCTTCAGTGGCGGAATTGTTATTGACGATTGCCGATTGCATCTGGCCACTGCCGGTATATTGGTAGCTGGTGGTCACGGCATCGGCGCTGCCAACGGCATCGGTGCTGCTTACCAGGTCGCCGGAGACACTATACAGGCTCTCTTTTACCTGGGTTTCCCCAAGGGTGCCAGCGCTGCTGAACACATCGTGCTCAACGCGTACCTTGAACTGGTTGCTTGCGGGGAGTGCGCTGTACAAGGTGCGGGTTTGGCTGCCGTCGGGTCTGTGGATGGCTGTACGCCGGTTTTGGATATCGTAGTGGTAGGTGGTGATGGGTTTGTACTCTCCCACAAAGAATGGCGCCGTCTCCAGATACAGGCGGCCCTGCAGGTCATAGTTGTATTCGGTTCTGGTAAGCGCGCTGCCGTCAAAGGATTGCGTGTCCTGCTGGATTAATCGCCCCAGAATATCGTAATAGCGGTCTGATGCTGGTGAAACCGTGGAGCTGGTGGACACTTTGAAGGCCACCAGCTGGTTCCCGTAAACGGGGCAGCTGCCGGCACTGCAAAACGCCCTTGCTGTGGTGAAGGTCACCCCGTCGGTATCGGTGCGGCTCTGCTCCCTGCCGAAGGCGTCATAGGCCATCGCTGTGGTGCGGTTGTCCCGGGTGATACGGTTCTGTTGCCCAAAGCGCTGGTCATAGCCCAGTGTGGTGATATGGCCCAGGGCATTTTGTATCCTTGCGGGGTATCGCGCATCGATAAAATTACTGTAGGTGGTGGTGCGCTCCGCGACCTGCACCCCGGTCACCCGTTCAGTGGTCAGGTTGCCTTTGGCATCATAGGTGTAGCGGGTGGTCAATTCGTATTTTGCATCGCCCGGCAGGCGGGTCATGCTCTGGATCTTATTGTTGTCACCGAAAGGGGTATAGACGACCGTATTCACCTGGTCGGGGGATATGTTGGTATCACCCCTGTAATAGCGCTGCTCTTCCCCGTCCTTGAACCCGATCAGCCATTTTCCTGTGCGGGTGGTAAAACTGCTGGCGGTTTCCTGGCTGCGCAATACACCACTGACAACAACCGGTTTCACCTCACCCCAAAAGCTCTGGGTATTCGCCAGGGTGACATTGGTTGCGTACTGTTCGGTTTTAAGCCTGCCATCAATAAACTCGCCGTAGCCGCCGTAGCTTTTTTTGCTGTGTTCAAATCCTGTGACATGGTATCCGATCACCTGGCCCCCTTCGTACACCGTATCCACACGCTGGGCGGGCACGGTATGCAGGGTGGAGGCCTTGGGGAAAGCCAGGGTGACAGTCTCGTCCCGGAACTGTTGCTTGGCCAGGACCTGGCTGTGGGCGGGATAGGGGCCTTCATACTCATAGACCCTGGAGACAGTGCCGATATGGGGATAATCCAGGCGGAATTGCCGGTAGGTAACCCTGCCGGATTCCAGGTCATGGGCCTTTTGTGCATAGTAGCCGAGAAAGCCGCGGTTCCTGTCGCTGACCAATCCGGTGCCCTGGTAGGAATAGGCGGTTTTATGCCAACCGTTGGCAACGCCATTGGAGCGCCACACCTCGGATACCACACAGCGGTACTCTCCGCCTACGGGTTGCAGGGGGCTGGCCTCAGCGGGCACAATCCCCTGGCCAAAGGGGCGCTCAAAAAACAGGCCATCGGATGCGGTGGTGCTGATCATTGTGTGGTGAAACTGAACGGCTTTCCCAACAGTATCGATCACTTCGGCAACGCCGGTTTTGAAATCAATGGGGTTGGCACCATTGGGTTCAATCCAGTTAAACGTCATGGGTTTCAGGCATTGGGGGTTGGTGCCGTTCTCATTGTAGGCACACAGTTGCAGGTGCTTTAATCGCCTGTAGTTTTCTACTTCCCCTTCGTCCTCAGAGATAAATTTATACGCCCGCAGTAACTGATTATTCAGCGACACTTTGGCGTGGTGCAGTAATACCAGTTGCTCCTGCTGTATATCCCCGGGTCCCAGCGGTTGTGGTGGGGCATCTGAGCGGGTGCCGTATTCAAAGGTGATTTTCGCATCTCCGGCATTCCCATACACAACCTCCAGGGGATAGTTGATCCCCTCAAGCGTGTCGTTGTGGTATTTATAGCGAATGGTATTGCCAAAGGTGTCGGTGACTTTGTTAAGACTCCAGCCGAATTTGGCTGAGGTGCCCACGCCCAGGCGGCTGTCCGGGGTATTGCCGTATTCCCGGATATGCCCGTCCGGGGACTGCACTCTAAACCATATCCATACAGCGGAGTCTTCTTCGGTGTTGTGCATTATCTCAATTGAGTGAAAACTTTCTTCCTGGGTGTGGTATTTGGCTCCCAGTTGAAAATGCGAACCGGATACCAGAACCAGGGGTTTTCCATTCAGGCACAGGGAGTCGCTGTTATCCAAGGCAATTTCATCGGCATTAGGCCTGCCCACAACACAGCGGCGAATCGCCCCAAAGCCGCTCAGGCGCCAGCCATAGCCGAGAAAATCCTCCGGTAAGGATTCATTATTGCGCTCCCTGAAGCGGGCGCCGGAATAGTGGATATCAATCCTGGGCACCAGCCCGTTTACCCCGGGGGCGCCCTGCAGGGGGACGGAGATTTCCGCATCGCCCTGTTGTGATACCTCGGCGCTATAGGGCAAGGCCCCGGGGGTATGCCCGGGGGAGAGGGAAACCGCGGGGGCAATGCCTTCCAGGTTATGTACCG comes from the Microbulbifer sp. MI-G genome and includes:
- a CDS encoding RHS repeat domain-containing protein; protein product: MLPGDDPDYRRIQKATIDSSVLHISATEHTGLPLATLEYLHRDHLGSVEKITDADGNLLTGATGSFAYDPFGARREPDWSGTLGAQSLTDLLASQGLSTRRGFTNHEHLDRTGLIHMNGRIYDPRLGRFLQADPFIDGVTNTQGYNRYSYVHNNPLKYIDPTGYFKLKDIFKVVAVIAISYFTFNTASAWAMGTLMESSSFMLSYGLAGASTVSGIVGGAAAGFAAGVSAAAFSGASGSDALKAGFRGAFAGAITGGIAGHFRDTYNMTRVAADGVGMGIGAEINGGEFKDGLKFGLAVSLATYTNVKLREYQLKHSKGTPGQVGDSPGFRGIKGKVGGGRIVDKYWKESGAADIYQRTGNAEKALAKYYAHPGLKVSPLGGHQGGQGIIFSDKLSYSPGSFLDYMVEGFAGTHDSLNHWYHYNPNGTAIGRDGFSYWLGEGINAANVAIATPIVAPSLIPDYMRSTFYSELRDD
- a CDS encoding SymE family type I addiction module toxin, which codes for MSGQRLRNSKICQERYIKVQEAFYEYRLKKESPYAASRSVPWITIRGHRLERTGFVVDLSSKVRVMEGCLVLTAE
- a CDS encoding RHS repeat-associated core domain-containing protein, which codes for MSRGGYSNWIYSNNIKVIRKPNMPGSVSFSNNEGGTDRNGSFKLNWGASDTPPKVTGYQVDQCKGACSSSGIWSQIYSAASTGRSITVPSSGKLTNGTYRYRVRAFVTVSGTSKYSNWRYSPDITVNRRPDEVTHFTQPGSGTQTANFQVAWSGATGSFDPVTRYQIQCSINGGSFTFTPCGNDNTGTATTHPVNLPAGTEGTYTFRVRAYNSQGWGPWTRGSYQKSVPVNIPLPPPHSLSIQAPESSEFGDYDITWSGQGAITAYQLQKQCKKGTATCGVNGWHAVQLSGALSRIYAARGHVADQYRYRVRACNVDACSPWKSSPWVAVHNLEGIAPAVSLSPGHTPGALPYSAEVSQQGDAEISVPLQGAPGVNGLVPRIDIHYSGARFRERNNESLPEDFLGYGWRLSGFGAIRRCVVGRPNADEIALDNSDSLCLNGKPLVLVSGSHFQLGAKYHTQEESFHSIEIMHNTEEDSAVWIWFRVQSPDGHIREYGNTPDSRLGVGTSAKFGWSLNKVTDTFGNTIRYKYHNDTLEGINYPLEVVYGNAGDAKITFEYGTRSDAPPQPLGPGDIQQEQLVLLHHAKVSLNNQLLRAYKFISEDEGEVENYRRLKHLQLCAYNENGTNPQCLKPMTFNWIEPNGANPIDFKTGVAEVIDTVGKAVQFHHTMISTTASDGLFFERPFGQGIVPAEASPLQPVGGEYRCVVSEVWRSNGVANGWHKTAYSYQGTGLVSDRNRGFLGYYAQKAHDLESGRVTYRQFRLDYPHIGTVSRVYEYEGPYPAHSQVLAKQQFRDETVTLAFPKASTLHTVPAQRVDTVYEGGQVIGYHVTGFEHSKKSYGGYGEFIDGRLKTEQYATNVTLANTQSFWGEVKPVVVSGVLRSQETASSFTTRTGKWLIGFKDGEEQRYYRGDTNISPDQVNTVVYTPFGDNNKIQSMTRLPGDAKYELTTRYTYDAKGNLTTERVTGVQVAERTTTYSNFIDARYPARIQNALGHITTLGYDQRFGQQNRITRDNRTTAMAYDAFGREQSRTDTDGVTFTTARAFCSAGSCPVYGNQLVAFKVSTSSTVSPASDRYYDILGRLIQQDTQSFDGSALTRTEYNYDLQGRLYLETAPFFVGEYKPITTYHYDIQNRRTAIHRPDGSQTRTLYSALPASNQFKVRVEHDVFSSAGTLGETQVKESLYSVSGDLVSSTDAVGSADAVTTSYQYTGSGQMQSAIVNNNSATEATFSYDLAGYQSTLTDPSVGTVRKTFNALGELVQQTDNLGQSTAYYYDTLGRMRFKEDAHGVAHWQYDPGNALGALSRQRYIEGAVVQSGSVVGGQTVYDETHTYNPAGKLQDKAFTVTAGGLNRQYQYHYAYDGQGRISSLTYPSGVSAHYAYNSRGYLHKITDGTRDLKVFGRKNARLQTEEAVFGNGVVTVKTYGRENGRLQGLLTAGASQIQDDSYRWRSNGTLESRQVYGAGNTPQKEVFAYDALNRLETAETLISNTSRRTLTTRYDRLGNIEEKTSSLPGDAAVSGYQYGGLGHAGPHAVSGATINGTPYTLHYNRNGAITHYNAASGDDKWISWNARQLPTEIVMGTGQNTQSPTARDRFKYGPNGNRYYRESSWWDPSRQQLVTEKTFILEDYEDLLPGDDPDYRRIQKATIDSSVLQISATEHTGLPLATLEYLHRDHLGSVEKITDADGNLLTGATGSFAYDPFGARRESDWSGTLGAQSLTDLLASQGLSTRRGFTNHEHLDRTGLIHMNGRIYDPALGRFLSPDPFVQAPNNSQSWNRYSYVFNNPLSLKDSSGYFTEDIEEVMVIGGPLPEPNLSGSFWYNFGGSTGGGSTVYGIGGTGSSSYYSEWYRQWLQDTENAKEAAQKVKYDRDDPNTVWDPVTRSYKRAEGDDAGYWARAVRPGSYNTTINGKSIETPGMKWTSYEVSRRPDMRNAFTVDNVPSPSTYAEGGTAVYGQTERLYKLADGRVVIDVQFKLFRVYTVSHSYLNQAIEHHLRSKP